GAATATGGCAGCGGCACATCATGGGCGGAAACACGCTTGATGGGCGCATCCATATAGTCGAAGCAGTTCTCCTGTATCTGCGCTGCCAATTCACTACCAAAACTGTACATGGGCAGGCTTTCTTCGACAATAACCGCGCGGTTGGTCTTCTTAAAGCTCTCGAAGATCAGTTCCGTATCCAACGGACGCAGCCAGCGAAGGTCAACGACTTCAACACTGACGCCATCCTGCTCAAGTTCACGTGCTGCTTTTGTAGCCCATTCGACGCCGCGTGCATAGGTGAAGATACTCACATCTGTGCCTTCGCGAACGATGTTGCCCTTGCCAATTGGCAGGATGAAGTCTTCGTCTTCATCTGGCATAGGCCCTGGCTTGCTGTACAGGCCAATGCTTTCCGTAAACAATACAGGATTATCGTCACGGATTGAAGCTTTCAACATACCGTAGGCATCTGCACTATTGGACGGTGTGCCAACATACATACCTGGGAAATGTGCGAAGATCGGCTCCGGCATGTGGCTGTGTGTCGCCGTCGCCTGATCGCCCCAGCCTGTGGCGGCGCGGAATACGAGCGGCACCTTAAACATGCCATTGAACATATAGTGAATCTTCGCAGCGTGGTTAACGAGTGCATCCAATGCCAGGAAGGCAAAGTTGATGGTCATAAATTCCGCAACGGGGCGCAGGCCAGCCATAGCCGCGCCAACGGCGACACCACCGATTGCCATCTCGCTAATGGGGGTATCGAGTACGCGCTTTTCCCCGAATTCTTCCAAAAAGCCGCGTGTGACGCGGTGCGTGCCCTGCCAGTAGGCCACTTCTTCGCCCATCACAAAGACGCTCTCGTCGCGGTGCATTTCTTCTAGTAATGCATGCCGCAGGGCCTCTCGCATGGGTAGATTTCTGCTTGCCATAGCCTCTCTTTTCTGTTCTATACCCGGTTAATGAGTGCGCCCGGCGTTATGATTCTTCGACATATACGTTTGCATATAACTGTTCCAGCGTATCCGGGAATGGGCTGTTTTCCGCAAATTCAACCGATTTCGCCACGATTTCGCGCTGTGCAGCTTCAATATCATCAAGCTCACTGCCGATGTCTTTATATTTTTCTTCCAACTGACGGCGGAAGACAGTAATCGGGTCTTTGTTCTGCTTCCACTCTTCCAGCTCTTCAGAGAAGCGGGTGTCATACTGCTTATCACTCACGCCATGACCCCGATAGCGGTAGGTAATCGCTTCGATCATAGCCGAGCCACCACCGGACCAGACATGCTGGGCAGCTTCATTGACCTTTTCGTACATCGCCATAACGTCCTGACCATCAACACGGCCCAGGTCCTTAACGCCATAGCTATTGGCACGCTCATGCAGGATGGGGTTACCGGCCGCACGAGAAGTTTCAGTACCCATGCCGAAACCATTATTCTCAATGATCCAGATCACAGGCAAATCCCACACGCCAGCGATATTCACCGCTTCGTGGAAGTAACCATTATTCGTAGCACCATCACCCACAAAGCAGATGACAAACGCGCCTGTTTCGTTGTACTTCGCTTCCAGAGCGATGCCAGATGCCAGCGGCAGATGACCGCCCACAATCGCATAGCCACCCCAGAAGTGATGATTGAGCGAGGCCAAGTGCATACTACCGCCTTTACCGCCGCTCACACCATCGACGCGACCCATCATTTCAGCCATCACGCGGTTCGGGTCAACGCCCAGCGCCAACGCAATACCATGATCACGATATGCTGTGATGATATGGTCTTTGCCGATTTCCATATTTGCTATTGCACCCACACCGACCGCTTCGTGGCCGCTGTAGAGATGCAAATAAACGCCAGTGATTCGCTTTTCGTTATAAAGCTGCTGGCATGTTTCTTCAAACTCCCGGATCAGCACCATTTGACGGTACCAGTCGAGCAGCGTTTCTTTATTCAAACGTGCCATTAAGATCTCCTAGAATTATCCGCTATCCATTGGGAACATGGTTAAAATGCGCAACCGGATAGCAGCGTCCAACGCAATAGTAAGTTTACCTAGCGTTAAGGGCTTGGTCAAACACCGTGTCTGAAAGTACGATGAGCATTTTAGACAACGTGACGGAATTCACAAAGGGTGGCTTCGGAAAATGCGATTAATAAGCGGCATACGTCTATAAAAAAATCGGCTTGGGGCCGATTTTAATTGAATGAGAATTTTCTCATCTTGGCAATGGACTTAACGGCATACAAGCTGACAGCGCCTGTATCATCGCCCAAAATTATGGTCTACGAAAATTCGCATCAGGTAGACGAGGACAACCGCCCCCAATACGCCAACGACCAGACCACCAACGAAGGGAATACCATACAGAAAGTGCAGGCCCAAAAAGCGCACCAACGTGCTGCCGATAAAGCCACCCGCAACACCGAGCAGGATATTATTCAGGACGCTGTAAGCCGCACCGCGCACGATATACCCTGCCACATAGCCAGTGATCGCCCACAAGAAGAGTGCCACAATGAGCGGGAGCAGGCCACCAAAGAGCCAACGACCAGCCAGCAGTGCCACGATGACGATCAACACTAACAGGAATGGGCTGTAGTCGGTTTTTCTGTTCATAAAACGAGCCTCGGTTCATAACCTCAATTGCTGGAGCATATGGTTACTTTAGTATACGGCAAAAAAGGCCCTCTCGTTCTCTGATGGCGCAATTTCCCCATCATTTAGGGGGCTATACCCGCATTACCCGCTTATTTGCATAGAGTAGGTCTTTCCGCTATGCTGGTGAAAGCATTTACCGATGATAGGATGCGCGAACATGCATATTCTGGAACCTAACGAACGCACAGCACGCGACGCTTTTTCCGCGAGCTTTGACCCGGTTCTGACGATTCAATCTGGCGATACCGTCCGCTATCGTCATGTGCTCGATGCCGCATGGCTGGATGGCACTGGCACCACCTCCTCACTGACGGAGACTGTCTCACACAATGGGCACGCACTGGTCGGGCCAATCGCCATCGAGGGCGCGAAGCCCGGTATGGTGCTGGCGGTGCATGTCGGTGAGATCATCACAGCACCGAAAGGCTGGAACATCGGTGGTGGGCCAGGGCTGGAATTATGGCAGAAGCTGGGTACAGAACTGCCAGAAAGACCGCCGCGCACATGGTGGGAGATCAACCGTGAAACGATGACGGCGACCAATCCCACCGGGCAGACAGTCCGTGTTGCGCCTTTTATGGGGGTTATGGGCATGCCACCCGGCCCGGAAGGCAGCCATCCGACGCCACCACCACGTTTTACAGGCGGCAATATCGACTGCAAGCTGCTAACGGCTGGCAGCACCCTCTACCTGCCTATCGCTGTCGAAGGTGGCCTCTTTAGCACTGGCGATGGCCATGCAGCACAGGGCGATGGTGAAGTGAGCCTGACGGCTATTGAATGTTCTATTGAGCAAGTGGACCTGACCTTTACCCTACTGCCTGATATGCACCTGAGTACACCGCGAGCGCTTACTTCCGAAGGCAAGATTACGCTTGGCTTCCACGAAGATTTGGACGAAGCCACCTATATCGCGCTCAATGCCATGCTCGATTGGCTGATCGAACTATATGGCTTCACGCGGCAGGATGCACTCAGCTTAGCGAGCGTCGCTGTGGATATGCGCATCACACAAATCGTCAATGGCGTAAAGGGCGTCCATGCTCTGCTGCCAGATGGCGCTGTCTGGTAGCTCTTTTACTTTGCCCAGCAATTGGGCCATTTTTGAACAATCGCCCGCGTCTGACGTTAATCTATAGAGGGCGATCAAAATGGAGAGTCTATGCAAAAGAGCAAACAGGCCCCTGGCCTGACGGGGATGCGCGCCTTTACCCTCATCTGGTTGGGGCAGTTTTTGTCATTCATCGGCACAGGCATGTCGCGTTTCGCTATCTCGTTGTGGGCATGGGAACTCACTGGGCAGGCGACAGCGCTGGCATTGGTGCAG
The Phototrophicus methaneseepsis DNA segment above includes these coding regions:
- a CDS encoding thiamine pyrophosphate-dependent dehydrogenase E1 component subunit alpha, with the protein product MARLNKETLLDWYRQMVLIREFEETCQQLYNEKRITGVYLHLYSGHEAVGVGAIANMEIGKDHIITAYRDHGIALALGVDPNRVMAEMMGRVDGVSGGKGGSMHLASLNHHFWGGYAIVGGHLPLASGIALEAKYNETGAFVICFVGDGATNNGYFHEAVNIAGVWDLPVIWIIENNGFGMGTETSRAAGNPILHERANSYGVKDLGRVDGQDVMAMYEKVNEAAQHVWSGGGSAMIEAITYRYRGHGVSDKQYDTRFSEELEEWKQNKDPITVFRRQLEEKYKDIGSELDDIEAAQREIVAKSVEFAENSPFPDTLEQLYANVYVEES
- a CDS encoding acetamidase/formamidase family protein → MHILEPNERTARDAFSASFDPVLTIQSGDTVRYRHVLDAAWLDGTGTTSSLTETVSHNGHALVGPIAIEGAKPGMVLAVHVGEIITAPKGWNIGGGPGLELWQKLGTELPERPPRTWWEINRETMTATNPTGQTVRVAPFMGVMGMPPGPEGSHPTPPPRFTGGNIDCKLLTAGSTLYLPIAVEGGLFSTGDGHAAQGDGEVSLTAIECSIEQVDLTFTLLPDMHLSTPRALTSEGKITLGFHEDLDEATYIALNAMLDWLIELYGFTRQDALSLASVAVDMRITQIVNGVKGVHALLPDGAVW
- a CDS encoding alpha-ketoacid dehydrogenase subunit beta, yielding MASRNLPMREALRHALLEEMHRDESVFVMGEEVAYWQGTHRVTRGFLEEFGEKRVLDTPISEMAIGGVAVGAAMAGLRPVAEFMTINFAFLALDALVNHAAKIHYMFNGMFKVPLVFRAATGWGDQATATHSHMPEPIFAHFPGMYVGTPSNSADAYGMLKASIRDDNPVLFTESIGLYSKPGPMPDEDEDFILPIGKGNIVREGTDVSIFTYARGVEWATKAARELEQDGVSVEVVDLRWLRPLDTELIFESFKKTNRAVIVEESLPMYSFGSELAAQIQENCFDYMDAPIKRVSAHDVPLPYSKYLEAMALPDSDKVVAAVKEII
- a CDS encoding GlsB/YeaQ/YmgE family stress response membrane protein, which codes for MNRKTDYSPFLLVLIVIVALLAGRWLFGGLLPLIVALFLWAITGYVAGYIVRGAAYSVLNNILLGVAGGFIGSTLVRFLGLHFLYGIPFVGGLVVGVLGAVVLVYLMRIFVDHNFGR